From Achromobacter spanius, a single genomic window includes:
- a CDS encoding helix-turn-helix transcriptional regulator produces the protein MNDATTHMTPTPGPPDRVPGVPVPAVESGAGAQAEYLATVISHIRIQMQAGAVSIDSTAKAMGTSVRTLQRVLRRDGGVSFRELSNVARLRRAEDLLRGSGVSITQIAMDSGYSTPANFSRAFRKASGVAPHTYRQEALAARTLT, from the coding sequence GTGAATGACGCCACCACTCATATGACGCCAACGCCGGGGCCGCCCGACAGGGTTCCCGGCGTACCCGTTCCTGCGGTGGAATCAGGCGCTGGCGCGCAGGCCGAGTATCTGGCCACCGTCATCTCGCACATCCGCATCCAGATGCAGGCTGGCGCCGTCTCCATCGACAGCACGGCCAAGGCGATGGGCACTAGCGTGCGTACCCTGCAACGCGTACTGCGCCGCGACGGCGGCGTCAGCTTTCGTGAGCTGTCCAATGTCGCGCGCCTGCGTCGTGCTGAAGACCTCCTACGGGGCAGCGGGGTTTCCATCACGCAGATCGCCATGGATTCTGGTTATTCCACACCGGCTAATTTTTCCCGGGCATTCAGGAAAGCGAGCGGCGTCGCGCCGCACACGTACCGGCAGGAGGCGCTGGCGGCGCGCACGCTTACGTGA